The following proteins are co-located in the Gossypium hirsutum isolate 1008001.06 chromosome A02, Gossypium_hirsutum_v2.1, whole genome shotgun sequence genome:
- the LOC107952077 gene encoding long chain acyl-CoA synthetase 4 has protein sequence MAGNNFVIEVEKGKDASDGQPSIGPVYRSSFAANGFPAPIPGMESCWDIFRMSVEKYPDNRMLGRRQIVDGKAGKYVWQTYREVYDIVIKVGNSIRSCDVVEGGKCGIYGANCPEWIISMEACNAHGLYCVPLYDTLGAGAVEFIICHAEISIAFVEEKKINELFKTFPASTEHLKTIVSFGKVTPEQKADAEKHGLKIYPWEEFLQLGENKNYDLPVKKKTDICTIMYTSGTTGDPKGVLISNDSIVTLIAGVKRLLGSVNEQLTMKDVYISYLPLAHIFDRVIEELFISHGASIGFWRGDVKLLVEDIGELKPSIFCAVPRVLDRIYSGLLQKISAGGLLKKKMFDLAYTYKYYNMKKGRKHGEASPICDKIVFSKVKQGLGGNVRLILSGAAPLSTHVEEFLRVVACCHVLQGYGLTESCAGSFVSLPNELSMLGTVGPPVPNIDVRLESVPEMNYDALASTPRGEICIKGNTLFSGYYKREDLTREVLIDGWFHTGDIGEWQPNGSMKIIDRKKNIFKLSQGEYVAVENLENIYGLVSAIDSIWIYGNSFESFLVAVVNPNKEALESWGADNNVSGDFESLCQNPKAKEFILGELAKTGKEKKLKGFEFIKAVHLDPMPFDMERDLLTPTYKKKRPQLLKYYQSVIDEMYKSANKPNA, from the exons ATGGCTGGAAATAATTTTGTAATAGAGGTAGAGAAAGGTAAAGACGCCAGCGATGGACAGCCGTCGATCGGTCCTGTTTATCGCAGTTCTTTCGCTGCTaatggattccctgctccgattCCTGGAATGGAGAGTTGCTGGGACATTTTCCG TATGTCAGTTGAGAAATATCCTGACAACCGTATGCTTGGTCGCCGACAGATTGTGGATGGGAAA GCTGGAAAATACGTGTGGCAAACTTACAGAGAAGTTTATGACATTGTAATAAAAGTTGGGAATTCCATCCGAAGTTGTGATGTTGTGGAA GGAGGAAAGTGTGGTATTTATGGTGCCAATTGCCCAGAATGGATAATAAGCATGGAG GCCTGCAACGCTCATGGACTCTATTGTGTTCCTTTATATGACACTTTAG GTGCTGGTGCTGTGGAGTTTATCATATGCCATGCAGAAATATCTATTGCTTTTGTAGAGGAAAAGAAGATTAATGAG cTGTTCAAAACATTTCCGGCCTCAACAGAACACTTGAAAA CAATTGTTAGCTTTGGGAAGGTAACACCTGAGCAGAAGGCAGATGCTGAGAAGCATGGTTTGAAGATATATCCTTGGGAGGAATTTTTGCAACTG GGAGAAAATAAGAATTATGATCTTCCGGTGAAGAAGAAAACTGATATCTGCACGATAATGTATACTAGTGGAACAACTGGTGATCCAAAGGGAGTATTGATTTCAAATGATAGTATTGTTACTCTTATAGCAGGGGTGAAACGCCTGCTGGGGAGTGTAAATGAACAG TTGACTATGAAGGATGTATATATTTCTTATCTTCCTCTTGCTCATATCTTTGACCGGGTGATTGAGGAATTATTTATTTCGCATGGTGCTTCAATAGGATTTTGGCGTGGG GATGTGAAACTATTGGTCGAAGATATTGGAGAGCTAAAGCCAAGTATCTTCTGTGCTGTTCCTCGTGTCTTAGATAGAATTTATTCAG GTTTACTACAGAAGATTTCTGCGGGCGGCTTATTGAAAAAGAAGATGTTTGATTTAGCATACACATA CAAATACTACAACATGAAGAAGGGCCGCAAACATGGAGAAGCATCTCCAATTTGTGACAAAATTGTATTTAGTAAG GTAAAGCAAGGATTGGGAGGGAATGTGCGGCTTATTCTATCTGGTGCAGCACCTCTTTCAACTCATGTGGAAGAGTTCTTGCGAGTTGTGGCATGTTGTCATGTTCTGCAAGGATATG GTCTGACGGAGAGTTGTGCGGGGAGTTTTGTCTCTTTACCTAATGAATTGTCAATGCTTGGTACTGTGGGGCCTCCAGTACCAAACATAGATGTACGCCTGGAATCTGTTCCCGAAATGAATTATGATGCCCTTGCTAGCACACCACGGGGGGAAATTTGTATCAAAGGAAATACATTATTCTCAGGATACTACAAACGTGAAGACCTCACCCGTGAAGTATTGATTGATGGATGGTTCCACACAG GGGATATTGGAGAGTGGCAACCTAATGGAAGCATGAAGATTATTGATCGAAAGAAGAACATTTTTAAGCTTTCACAAGGTGAATATGTTGCTGTTGAGAACCTGGAGAACATTTACGGTCTCGTGTCAGCTATTGATTCG ATATGGATTTACGGAAACAGCTTTGAGTCGTTCCTTGTTGCGGTTGTTAACCCCAATAAGGAAGCACTTGAAAGCTGGGGTGCCGACAATAACGTAAGTGGTGACTTCGAGTCCCTCTGTCAAAACCCCAAGGCCAAAGAGTTCATACTTGGGGAGCTCGCAAAGACTGGCAAAGAGAAAAAG CTGAAAGGTTTTGAATTCATAAAAGCTGTCCATCTTGACCCAATGCCATTCGACATGGAACGCGACCTTCTCACTCCAACATATAAGAAGAAGAGGCCTCAGTTGCTTAAATATTATCAG AGTGTAATCGATGAGATGTACAAGAGTGCAAACAAACCAAATGCTTGA